The sequence below is a genomic window from Streptosporangium lutulentum.
CCCTCGCCGGGCGGCTCGCCGATCCGGGGGTGGGCGGCCAGCGCCTCGCACACGCCGGACCACTCCAGGCCCCGCACGGCGGCCTCCGCCACCCAGGCCAGCCGGTCGAAATCGTCGTAGGGGCGCAGCGCCACCACCTCACGGGCGAAGATCGGGGACGCGCAGCAGGTCAGCAGCCCGGCCTCGGCCTCGGCCGCGCTCAGCGCGTTGAATCCGGCCAGCCCCACCACAGACGGTACGGAGTTCGCATTCGGCATGTGAGCAGTACACACACCACGGCCGCGCGCGGTCCAGCGAATCGCGCGGACTTTTTCACCATGGCTTCCCCATGGCGCGGCTCGCCCGATCCTCCCCCCGGCTCCCGGGGCGCTCGCCCTCGCCACGGCGCCCTCGCCACGGCGAAGCCTGGGACCGGCCGGGAACAACGCCTAAACTTGCGACCACCATGACTTCTCTCTCACTCATCGGCGGACACGTCTCCGTCACCGGTGGCCTGGCCAAGGGCGGCCTGCGGTACGCCTCCGACATCGGCGCCGAGATGATCCAGGTATTCGTCACCAATCCGCGCGGCTGGGCGCTCGCCGTCGGCGACCCCGCCCAGGACACGAAGCTGCGTGAATCGGGCACGCTGTCCTTCGTGCACGCGCCGTACCTCGTCAATCTGGGCTCCCCCAGCGCCGACACCTTGGAGAAGTCGGTGGCCACCGTACGGCACGCCCTGCTGCGCGCTCACGTGATCGGCGCCAAGGGCGTGGTGATCCACACCGGGTCGGCGGTCACCCAGCACCGCGACGACGCCCTGCGCCAGGTGCACGAGCACCTCCTTCCGCTCCTGGAGGAGATCCCCGAGGACGGCCCGGACCTGCTGCTGGAGCCGATGGCCGGGCAGGGCGCGATGCTCTGCGCGACCGTCCAGGATCTGGAGCCCTATCTGACCGCCCTCGACTGGCACCCGAAGGCGGGCATCTGCCTGGACACCTGCCACGCCTTCGCCGCCGGCCACGACCTGTCGACGGCCGAGGGCGTCGAGAAGACCTTCGACGCCCTGCACGCGATCGCCCCGGGCCGGCTCAAGCTGATCCACGCCAACGACTCCAAGGACCTGTGCGACTCCAAGAAGGACCGGCACGAGAACATCGGCTCGGGCCACATCGGGATGCGGCCCTTCGGCGACATGATGCGCCACCCCGCGGTCGCGGGGGTGCCGATCTGCATCGAGACACCGGGCGGCGCGGAGAAGCACCACGAGGACATCGCCCTGCTGAAGAAGCTCCGCGACGGCTGAGTCACGGATCACCCTGCCGGAGGGCGCGGGCCGCGGCCCGCGCCCTCCGGAGGTTCGCCCGCCTGTATCGAGCGGTGATCGGCGGGACGTGTTCGACGGCCGCGGCCCCGTCGGCGGCTGATCAGCCGCCGATCCGGGCCGGACGGCCGATGGGCGAGACGGGACGCCCATCCTCGTGATCCGGCCGCCCCCGTGTGGCCGGATCACGGTCCGGCCCGCGGACTGACGCGGGCGTCCCGTCACACCGGAGATCGGTGGGCCCTACCCCCCGGTCAGGGACCCGGCGACCGGGTGACCAGATGTCGATGGTCACCCGATTGCCCGCACATCAGGTCTTTTACGAGCCTTTCGGCTCTGTCCCCCCGATGTCGCGAATCTCGCTCTCCGATGAGGGAACACTAGAGGGGCACCCAGAAGCGTGAGTCCTGCTTTTCGGCCAGCGCGTCTAACGGTGTGTAGCCGTCGATGTGCGGAAGGTGGCGACACGACGAGCGGCCATCTCCGAACGACGAACGGTCGATTCACGGGCTTGCGGACTCCTGAGGGACGCGTTCCGGCTCCGGGGGTGTGTGTTCCAGCCGCGACGCGGCGGACACTGCCCCGGCGACACCGCCGTCGCGAAGGCCTGACGCGAGCCGAACGGCGGGCGGCGCGGGACGGGCGGCATCAGGGCTCGCGGGCAGTAGGCCGGAGCGGGCCGGGAGGGCGTGGAGCGGTCGTCAGGAACCCACGCACGAGAACGGAACCCGAAGCGCGGACCCGGACGCGGACACGCGGACCCGGACGCGGACACGGGGAGCCGGACGCGGACACGGGGAGCCGGACGCGGACACGGGGAGCCGGACGCGGACACGGGGAGCCGAAAACGGGCCGGACGCCGAGGCCGGAAGACGCCGGAGACCGGCCGCCGGACCCGGACCCGGACGCGGGCCCGGACACGGACGCGGACGCGGACGCGGACGGCGACACGGACACAGACGCGGGCCCGGACGCGGACGGCGACACGGACGGCGAGAGGAAGGAGACCGGTCGCGGACGGCGAGAGGCGGAGAGTCGCAGGCGCGACAGACGCGACAGGCGCGGTCACCAGGTCGTGACCGCCCGGCGATCGCCTACCTGGTCGCGCCGGAGGGCAGCGGCCAGTCCTTGGCCACGGAGGACGGCAGCGGCCGGCCCTTGACCGCCATGGAGGACAGCGGCCCGTCCCGGAGCTGACGGACGAGCTGCTCACGGACCTGCCGGGTGTGGCGGCGGCTGACGGGCAGCGTCTCGGTGCCCACGCGCAACATCACCCGGCCGCCGTCGAAGCGCAACTCGCTCACGTGCCGCACCGAGACCAGCGTGCTGCGGTGCACCCGGATGAACCCGGATCCGGCCCAGCGCCGCTCCAGCGCGGCCAGCGGCATGCGCACCAGGTAGCTGCCCTCCACGGTGTGCAGCCGTACATAGTCGCCCTTCGCCTCGGCGAACCAGACCGCCTGCTGCGGCACGAACCGGGTTCGTCCGGCGAGCTCGACCGGGATGACGTCCTCCGGAGCCGAGTCGGCCGCCGCCGGAATCGCGGCCCCCAGGCGTCGTACGGCCTCCGCCAG
It includes:
- a CDS encoding LytR/AlgR family response regulator transcription factor; protein product: MLRVLAVDDEVPALEEIAYLLRQDPRIEHVSTASGGVTALQDMVQMIGTGERLDGVFLDIRMPGLDGLDLARLIGGFPNPPRLVFVTAHEECAVQAFELEAVDYLLKPVRADRLAEAVRRLGAAIPAAADSAPEDVIPVELAGRTRFVPQQAVWFAEAKGDYVRLHTVEGSYLVRMPLAALERRWAGSGFIRVHRSTLVSVRHVSELRFDGGRVMLRVGTETLPVSRRHTRQVREQLVRQLRDGPLSSMAVKGRPLPSSVAKDWPLPSGATR
- a CDS encoding deoxyribonuclease IV, producing the protein MTSLSLIGGHVSVTGGLAKGGLRYASDIGAEMIQVFVTNPRGWALAVGDPAQDTKLRESGTLSFVHAPYLVNLGSPSADTLEKSVATVRHALLRAHVIGAKGVVIHTGSAVTQHRDDALRQVHEHLLPLLEEIPEDGPDLLLEPMAGQGAMLCATVQDLEPYLTALDWHPKAGICLDTCHAFAAGHDLSTAEGVEKTFDALHAIAPGRLKLIHANDSKDLCDSKKDRHENIGSGHIGMRPFGDMMRHPAVAGVPICIETPGGAEKHHEDIALLKKLRDG